The Marivirga salinae DNA window CTTCTCGCTTTTCTTCGTCCGTATTTCTTACGTTCAACCATTCTAGGGTCTCTAGTAAGGAATCCTTCTGCTTTCAATGCTGGTCTATGTTCAGGATCAAGTTCACAAAGAGCACGAGCAATTGCTAAACGTACTGCTTCTGCTTGACCTGCAACTCCACCACCATCAACATTAACTTTCAGGTCGAAAGAACCTTCAGTTTTTGTTGTAGCAAATGGTTGGTTAACGATTGCTTGAAGAATTTCTGTTGGGAAATAATCTTTTATATCCTTTGTGTTAACGGTAATAGCACCTTTGCCTGACTGCATATACAATCTAGCAACAGATGTTTTTCTTC harbors:
- the rpsI gene encoding 30S ribosomal protein S9; the encoded protein is MEIINTIGRRKTSVARLYMQSGKGAITVNTKDIKDYFPTEILQAIVNQPFATTKTEGSFDLKVNVDGGGVAGQAEAVRLAIARALCELDPEHRPALKAEGFLTRDPRMVERKKYGRRKARRAFQFSKR